In Cryptomeria japonica chromosome 1, Sugi_1.0, whole genome shotgun sequence, the sequence tgcattaattcatgaaaagagtaatgatgtatgttcatattggttaattgatgaatgaaTGTAAATAAATGGagatattatgtgttgcattagttgttattagatgttaataaaaaaaaattatctccatttgtatattattgtttagtttctttagggtattttgaaGGGCATTACAGAAGCCGACATCCATTTGCGaaccgaaaggttttatttgtaaaataattttgtaattattgtataggtctgacattgaatatcttttgtaatgttttgtaagatgacataaggcatattgtttgtaaagggtatacaagtcagtttattagatcattttgatataggacaatgAGTATAATGAATGTGGAGAAGAATaatgtgatgcgaaggatatgtatgtaggtcatttgtatgtaaAAGTTATATTATGCAATCATTAGTAGacggtttgtaaagcattcttggaggaaaggagataccggtaaaagggtttagggtttatcaactggtacagaacaaagctataaccggaactatttttggcattgcagatgtattttgtgagttcaccattactgttttatcttagcagaagcttgtagtcagtgagactcttttgtgttgagcagtgtgctctaggcaatgtgccttcctccatgtgcaggcccccatgctatgtaatatctttcatatggcgagtgaattgatattgtgggtcacaaatcccactatggtttttcctctttgaggttttccacgtataaattcagtgttatggtgttcattctaTTAAGAACCAGAaggtaactgagaggggggatgaatcagttgttaatgaatttcaacccaattttaacttaatcaaacttgatacttaatatcggtaaaccaaactcaatgtcggtaaacagattaacagttaatatcaataccggtgaaaatTAATGCAtgtaacagaaagagaaacaacatccacaacacataacacaaagattttgatgtggaaaccttgtaaggggaaaaaacaatgtgggaaaccttacccacaatcaaatgatactacttgtagatagtatgtgtatacaaatggggtttgcacatgtagaaaggccaaccacctagagcacattgctcaaatgggagtcgcaatgactgtagtaggatggttaaatcctagaataatgtacttctcaaaatagcatctccaatgctagattcagtaccggttaagctctgacaaTCACATTCAAACCTTCCttaaaccttctctatggtctgctcatatgatcttcaatactcgcacataccatgttacaataccatatccCATGtcccatctcacaaatgagatcttacatatatacaaaacctaaaaccaaagtgtaggtcagctcactaagaatattacaataaaatcaattacaaataagtcttgatgcgatacaacatgtcggctcaatacatttacaacaatatccaatcaataaatcatctccataatgtatcgtgctgatctagaatagataacgcataccggtccataacctagaccaatctgtcggtaatagcaaataagTCAAcgtgattagaccaataaccaaaacatcaaacccaagtatccaaaccatgtcttcgatataaccaagtgatCTACAGATGATAagaagtcatcatcagtgtcattgaaccatataacctgccagtgaacaatataccggtgactatgcataagtcactaaacttgccggtgaacacaatgtgtcggttcaacagtaaaccaatataaccatagtgccaaatcaagaatgtagatctccagaaggataggtgttgacacattcatgtggctggtttatttacttcatgttatatgtttcctcatttaccggtttatatgtgtatgttataataaggtaaaatcttatattactgacagaacactgattcaccccccctctcagtgttcctggattccttgtattccaacacACTTGagatttgacaaggtcacttctcaaattacccCATGTGTCTAATGCAAGAGGTAAGAGCAATCTTTCATCACCcgaaaatattgtttattttgaaTTCTACTAATTTTTGTGAATAATTGTCACTAAGGGCTAAAAAAGGTAGGgtgactatttttagtaagtttgcaTTTGTGAATCTATGAACCTTAAAATTGACCCCAAGGAGAAGAGTGGGAAAATATAATGATTGGATAAAGAATCATCTCAATATCATGCATTGTTTGGGAGATATTAATATTTCAAGGTTGAAAAATTGTATAAAAATATATTCAACTTAGATTATGTACCTTTAAAGGATTGAATTGGACcttgatgaatgtttgatcaaTTGATGATTTGTGGAAAGATTAGTGTAGATCACTCGGATATCTTCAATTTTAAAAAATACTAGGCTCAATTAGGTTCCCATATCAAAAGATATAGCCTTTGGAAGTTGTGCTACTTTaggaagaaaaataattttttttcaaaatactcTCGTGGGTGCCAAAACCCATTTTGGACATATTCTCTGTATTTTCCAATGTGGGAAAAAATGAGAGAAAAGCGGTCGATCACAAAAAGGGGGAATTACACTTTCTATAACATTCTAGGGTAGATATACTTCCCAAGATAAAGAAGGCAAACAAGAGTTAAAAATGATAGTTCTGAAAGTGTAGATTGTGGCTTTGGCATGtagattattgtaatgagaaagaccatgtggttgtagcatgttatATTTTGAATGTTGTACTTTCATTTCACTGGGATAATAAAAAGAAAGaattttttcttgcattttttgtttatttctttgttgtttttcttgtttttgttgttgttgttgttgttgtttgtaaggggagtacccttAATCAAATACACTTAGACCTTTAACATTTTGGATGCCTTGTAGCTCTTGATGACACTTCAGATCACCAAAGGGAGACTTGTTCTCCTCCCAAACTTGGGTGCCCAATGCATGACCCTTAATATCTTAGTTTGGACAGGGGAAGTAGTTTATTTTGTCCATTTTAATTTATCTTTATCACTTCTTcatgttcacctcttgaaaatAAAATTACAATTAGATGTGGAgtacaaatatttattatttttctcacATGTCCTAGGGAACACTTTCCAAGGAACATGGAGACATGTGAATGGCTTAGGATTTGCAAGGTTAATGTTACCTTGTCCTAACAATTTTCTCACAATTCAAATATATTATTCTACTTATAGGATAACCATTACATTGTCCAAGTACACTCTTAATATGCTCTTGTGGTTTCATATGGGTAACTACAAACCTACTTCAAGTCTTTTTCTTTCTAGAGTCAAACATGATGCCCAATACTCTTTACCATTGGTCAATCGTATCTTGTATCAATAGCTCaatggaagcctcatttattttaTTCATAAAAGGAATGATATTCCATATCTAATATGGGCTTGGTCTTTGGATCCATGTAGGAGAACCATGAGCTACACTATAAGGAAACTAAGTTGAtaaaatttgttaaatttattGTACTCATAGTTTTTGATTCACTTAGTAATGATATTAACTTGGTGGGGTGTATACATTTAAATTGGAAAAAAAGGTCTCAGTATTACAATTCCACTTTAAATTATAGCTTCTTAGTTATTTGTTGGTCAAGAAAGAAGTAGTACACTATTTCTCTATCTTCCACTAATATTAAGTATGAAGGAGATACTAATATTGTCATTAAGGCCATTTGGCTTTAGCATATTTTCACTAAGTTTGATATCTAGTTTATATGACCATGAATTGTAATTTATGTCAACAAAAATATCATATATATTTCAAAAAAAGTCCATTAATTGGGCCAAGAATGCAGAGGTTCCATGCAAAGTATTTTGGAGCTTATCTATAGATAGGTCTAGTTTGTGTTGGTGACCTATGGATCATGGGGAGATCTTTGTCAATTTTGATAGTTAAGAATTATATTCATGGTAGGTTTTGAATGACTAACTTGGTCTTGTTACATTATTATATAAAGATTAATATCTTAGCCTACTTCTAGTATCACCGTTAAATAGCCCAATAGTACTTTGTATATTCTCTTGTAGTTTCACATGGCTAACTACAAGCCTACTTCAAGTCTCTTTATTTCTAGACTCAAGCTTGATATATCCATTACTCTTCATTATTGTCTAACAATACCTTATATCAATAGCTTGTTGTGAGCCTCAATTATTTGATTCATAAAAGTTTTATATTCTATGGATATGGTCTCTTCATTTATGTAGGACCACCATGAGCTACACTAGACTTGGACAAAAAGTGAATTTTGCATTACATTTTTGGTACTCATAGTTTTGTGTTCACTTAACAATGGGAATTGATATTGACTTGTTTAGGTGTATAGATTCAAAATAGAAAAATTGAATTGTAAATTTTGCAATATCACTTCAAATCGTAACTTCTCTCTTAGTTTTGGTCCTATTTGTTGGTTAAAGAAGAATATGCTATTGCTCTATCTTCCATTGAGACCAAGTACTGAGGTGTTATTAGTATTATCACTAAAGCCATTTAGCTTTAGCATGTTCTCACTAAGTTTGACATGTAATTCAGATGAGTGTCAACTATATTTTGTGTCAATCAAAGTGCCATATGCATTTAGAAAAACTTAGTTCATCATGAATTAGCGGACCAAGCACATAGAGGTTCCATGCAATATATCTTGGAGCCTATCTATTGATAGGACATTAGTCTTTGATACAGCTTGAATTTTTAGTAGATTGATAACATATCTATTGAACTTTTCTTAGAACCCAAGTTTCTTCATTTATCAGATTTATTGGGGATGCAACTACTTGTTTAGAGATGGTCTTTTTGGAGTGAGGATATGGAGAGAAGGGTGTTTGCACATGGTTATTTCATCATACTTTATTTGTTAGGATCCATCTTATCATCAACTTAAGTTGTGATTAAGGGGTTGTTACTATAGGTTTTCTATTATCCTTAATTGGATATTATGTATTTTCCTACATATCTGGTTTAGTTTGTCTAGTTACAGTAGTGAGCCTAGTTAAATAAAGATGGATGTCATCTTTTCCTCAGTATAACTCCCACCTAGTTTTGGATAATTTGGAGTTACTTTCTTATTAGCTAGACTTACCTGCTCTCTTTCCAATATATGCATCCATTTCTTTATCTTGTGAATTCATTTATGCTATCACGAAATCTTATAATTCTATTTTTCTTCATGAAGATTAACATTTCTTGTGAAAACtaactatattttattaatttgattttatatcattactaaaataattttatttgatcTGTATTCACTCATTAAATTATTGATgaattaaaatcatttaaaaatcttaGATCCACTTAAAATTAGTGAAGTTATAACTACTCTATCAGTAAATATCTATattacatatattaaaaaaaattcattcttgTTGTTAAATGAAAAGTTTAGAAACACAAATGTAAAATTGCCTTTATAAATTATTACATATCTATAATCCAACAACACTTGGACTAATCCTCGACCAATATTTCAAACAAATATATCAAAACATTCCTTCACCACTTAACCAGTGTCCCTGATGTTTAACTCTCTACAGAGAACGTTGCACCACCATAATGGCAGAAAACAAAACAGATGCAGAATATCAGTCATCCATAATTAAGGCGAAAGATATCATTTTGCACATAGAAACTTCCCTCTGGAGTTGGTATAAGATGGAACATCTGCACCCAAAAACAGAAACTGACAATGTTTTAGTCCATTGTTTTTCTAATATCAATATTTTGAATCATATTTTGTAACaaacatcaaaagaaaatggtATATGATACTCAAACGATCTAAATCAGAAAACCCAAAGAAAAATAGAAATCTAAAGAAAGAATAGTATCAATATCTTGGATCATATTAATATTTCAGATCATATTTTACTGATTCATTATAAATTAATTGTATAAGATTTGTATAATATCAATGTTTCGGATTGTATTCCATGATTCATTACATTTTATAACAAacgtaaaaaaaagaaaaagaaaagacgaCTGTGATATCCAAACAATCCGAACTAAAAAAACCAAAATTGAAATGGAAACCCAAAGAAAGAAAAGGGTACCTGGCTAAATCTGAGGGGATGCTCTTCACCAGGAAGCTGAAGGTTCCCACTTACAAAAACCAAAATCCCATTTGCAGGCCCAGAGTGCTGGCAATCAATGGTAGAAATATTATGCTTGGATTGCTCAAAGGGCAGAGAGTTGAGCTTGAGCAATATATTATTAGCTCCTTGGATCTTCTGCCCTTCAAAGCTCAGCATTGAATTCGAATCATTATACAAAGAAACCAAATTAGCTCGGCTGTTGTCAAAGAGATAATAGTAATGATCAACAAATGCTTTTGCCACTGCTTCCACCTGCTGCTCCATGGCTTCCATTTCTCCTTCCAAACCCATCTTCCACTTAAGCTTTTTTCaaatggttatggcataaaaaaaGAGATTTTCTTTCAGCTCCCACACAATTTGCCTGCTTACAATGAGCCTGCATATAATGCAAAATGTAAGATGGCCATGGAGATGATATCTTGGGCTATAAAACATGAGAACTTTTCTTCTGTGGCGTTGAAGTAACGCAGAGAGATTCTTCATCCAGAatatttctcttttcttcttttgtatTTATCATATGTTTGGTTTTCACTTTTTTGCTTTCGGTGATCACAGATGAGTGAGTAGTGAGCTTTTTGGGTTATCACAGAGCAGTGAGTGGTGATCAcatttttattgttgttatttAATGGCGTGGAAAGCACGAATGAATATAAGTGGGGATAGAATGAAGTTGCGTCCAAACTACGGATGCTTTCTGAAAGAGTAAGTTTGAATGGAAGCTACTTTTTCCAGGGGGGCAATATACCAGCATCTTTGAACCCTAGCTTTTTAAAAtgtattactattattattattattattctatacGCATTGGATGACGAaccaaatggaaagcacaaattcaTTGTGTGAGAATATTAATGATGACAAATAACCAGTGGCACCTATGATTATGACTTCTTGAATTTTATGTTGTTGACAAAGTATATAGCTTTGAAATTCTgttaaagatattaaattttcagAGATCGTAATAGTATAGAGTAGCTTTTGGATTCAATTATGTGAGATAGATTGGTTGTATTCTTTAGTGAAATAGTGGAGAGTAGCTTTTGGTTTCAGCTGTGTGAGATTTTTTCTCCTTGAGATCATAATAGTGGAGAGTAGCTTTTGGTTTCAGCTGTGTGAGATTTTTCCTCCTTGAGATCATAATCGTAAAGAGTAGCTTTTGGATTCAACTTTGTGAGATTTTTCCTCCTTGAGATCATAATAGTAGAGAGTAGCTTTTGGTTTCAGCTGTGTGAGATTTTTCCTCCTTGAGATCATAATAGTAGAGAGTAGCTTTTGGATTcaaatttgtgagatttttcctCCTTCAGCTCTCTACTATCTTGATGATGGATGACAAAGTGTGACATAAAACGTTGATGCTAAAAAAATCTCACATAGTTGAATCTAGAATCTACTATCTACAATTAAAATTGTGTTTAAATAAAGTTGGTTTTCTAAAATTTGGCGTGTCGTTGATGTTGATTGCTTTAAGATGTGAGAAAGTCTAGAAATTTGATTCTAGTACACAATTTGTGATCAAAGGTCTATGATGAATGAATAATGAGTGTTCAGAATGTCGGGCTAGATCATGGCCATAGTCTAGTCCATGGATACTTTCCCTATGGTTGTCATATCTATAACATATATTCAACTTGGGTATAAAATTAGGAACCCTTATTCTGAAGTTTATTTCTACATTTGTTTCTCACTTTTAGTTTGGTTAAGTCAAGTTTGGGTCGCATTCTTCTCATTATGTTTGCGATGATGTCAAGTTGATGTCAACGTCATTTGCTTAGGATGGGTATCCAAGTAGCCCTGTTTAAGTGCCTTTGTATCCAACCATGCTCCCGGGGAAAGAAGAATCTCAAGTCCCTCTTGAGATGAGGTGTTCAATAGATACTCCATGCTACTTAATATCATTCTCAGTCATCCAGGTAGCATCTTCTTCAGGAAGATCTTTCCATTTGATTAGGTACTCCTTGTATGTCTTCCTTCTAGTCTTCTTCACTTGCTTTGTATCTAGGATACACTCAAGATTTATTGGTTGGCTAGGTGGAAACTCCTCTacccaatcatcatcctcatctgctACTACACCTGCATCAGAACTTGCAATCACAAAGCTTTTATATGGATATAAATCAGACACATTGAAAATGAGAGATATGGCTACCCCGAGGGGTAACTCAATCTCATAAGCATTTTGTTTGAATTCGTGCACCACCCTGCAATgtcctatcttcttcatcatcagtttGGGGTATTTTCCTTTAGGAAGCCTTTCTTTCTTCAAATGTGCTAAGACCAAATCACCAGCCTTGAATTGAAGGTCTCTCCTCTTCAAATCTGCTCTTTCTTTGTACTTTTCCACATTATTTTGAAGGGTTTCTCTTACTTGTTGGTGAATATCTCTGATTGCAACAACAA encodes:
- the LOC131048667 gene encoding nuclear transport factor 2B; this translates as MGLEGEMEAMEQQVEAVAKAFVDHYYYLFDNSRANLVSLYNDSNSMLSFEGQKIQGANNILLKLNSLPFEQSKHNISTIDCQHSGPANGILVFVSGNLQLPGEEHPLRFSQMFHLIPTPEGSFYVQNDIFRLNYG